From a region of the Pukyongiella litopenaei genome:
- a CDS encoding ExeA family protein, with protein sequence MYTDFFGLDCRPFAVTPDPDLMFWSRQHRRAFDLIRARILDRSAMTVLSGEIGSGKTTLVRALLQDPEIHANVRVLLLSNLSGDAREIVQRILACLDAPPDIGADDDPLPVLDAELTRLATENTRFLLIGDEAQTLTDDGAVMLGRLTADDRGPLRLPVLLVGQPELRDHFKRPAFAALRTLSRQAIHLRELPAGETGDYIRARLAGAGYEGGDLFDNGAIGAIHQHTGGVPRLINILCDLCLFTAGQEGRKRIDREAVEEVFENWMQWGGGTMHPAFPPVSDQSPPPPPAPPEPATPEPEPPAAPVISVMPARRPAVSPGPEATATTETPPAPEPTPEPVPEPEPKAAPVVAPVVAATATAPQVDAAAPEPATRPEVAETSPAAQRKSRRALWLSAAAAAIMVVAILPGVRENLSGLMPGAGPTEPVTGDQAPDPSQPAESTTAKPEPEPEPEPEPENEAVDPGPQDPEPDAAPLPLLAVRTGSGADGKTLYDAALDAADSTGMAISYARAALRGHQRAARYLGQMFETGDGVSFAPGIAERWYAVARGEAPLHADELASTDILAASAATPLVAIASGDMVELVWQGHASRFTVELAATPEMPVGRFETPLTAALIELPENARLWRVRADDGPASDWQDIGGAEPD encoded by the coding sequence ATGTATACGGATTTCTTCGGACTGGACTGCCGGCCTTTTGCCGTCACCCCCGACCCGGACCTGATGTTCTGGTCGCGTCAGCACCGGCGGGCGTTCGACCTGATCAGGGCGCGTATCCTCGACAGAAGCGCGATGACAGTGCTGTCGGGAGAAATCGGATCGGGCAAGACCACGCTGGTGCGGGCGCTGCTACAAGACCCCGAGATCCACGCCAATGTCCGGGTGCTGCTGCTGTCCAACCTGTCCGGCGACGCGCGCGAGATCGTCCAGCGCATCCTTGCCTGCCTGGACGCGCCACCCGATATCGGCGCCGATGACGACCCCCTGCCCGTTCTGGATGCGGAACTGACCCGGCTGGCCACCGAAAACACCCGGTTCCTGCTGATCGGGGACGAGGCACAGACGTTGACCGATGACGGCGCGGTGATGCTTGGCCGCCTGACCGCAGATGATCGCGGCCCGCTGAGGCTGCCCGTTCTTCTCGTCGGCCAGCCGGAACTGCGGGACCATTTCAAACGCCCCGCCTTTGCGGCCCTGCGCACCCTGTCGCGGCAGGCGATCCACCTGCGCGAGTTGCCGGCCGGGGAAACCGGCGACTATATCCGCGCCCGGCTCGCCGGGGCGGGATACGAGGGCGGCGACCTGTTCGACAACGGGGCGATCGGGGCGATCCACCAGCATACCGGCGGCGTGCCCCGGCTGATCAACATCCTGTGCGACCTCTGCCTGTTCACCGCCGGGCAGGAGGGCCGGAAACGGATCGACCGCGAGGCGGTCGAGGAGGTGTTCGAAAACTGGATGCAATGGGGCGGCGGGACCATGCATCCGGCCTTTCCGCCCGTCAGCGATCAGAGCCCGCCCCCTCCACCTGCCCCACCGGAACCCGCGACACCTGAACCCGAGCCCCCGGCGGCCCCCGTCATATCGGTGATGCCCGCACGCCGACCTGCCGTCAGCCCCGGGCCTGAAGCCACGGCGACAACGGAAACGCCGCCCGCCCCCGAGCCAACCCCTGAACCAGTGCCCGAACCGGAGCCCAAGGCCGCACCCGTCGTCGCACCTGTCGTTGCGGCCACCGCAACAGCGCCGCAGGTGGATGCCGCCGCGCCGGAACCCGCCACACGGCCAGAGGTGGCGGAAACCTCACCGGCAGCGCAGCGCAAATCGCGCCGGGCGCTGTGGCTGTCAGCGGCTGCGGCGGCGATCATGGTCGTCGCGATACTGCCGGGGGTGCGCGAAAACCTGTCAGGCCTGATGCCCGGTGCCGGACCGACGGAACCGGTAACCGGCGATCAGGCGCCAGACCCTTCGCAACCCGCAGAGAGCACCACCGCCAAGCCAGAGCCAGAGCCAGAGCCAGAGCCAGAGCCAGAAAATGAGGCTGTGGACCCCGGTCCGCAAGACCCGGAACCCGATGCCGCGCCCCTGCCGCTGCTGGCCGTGCGCACCGGGTCCGGGGCCGATGGCAAGACGCTCTACGATGCGGCGCTCGACGCGGCGGATTCGACCGGAATGGCGATTTCCTATGCCCGCGCCGCGCTGCGCGGCCATCAGCGCGCGGCGCGCTATCTCGGCCAGATGTTCGAAACCGGCGATGGCGTGTCCTTTGCGCCGGGCATCGCCGAACGCTGGTATGCCGTGGCCAGGGGCGAGGCCCCGCTGCACGCGGATGAGCTTGCCTCGACCGATATTCTGGCGGCCAGCGCGGCCACGCCGCTGGTTGCCATCGCCAGCGGCGACATGGTCGAGTTGGTCTGGCAGGGCCATGCCAGCCGGTTCACGGTGGAACTGGCCGCTACGCCGGAGATGCCGGTCGGCCGTTTCGAAACCCCGCTGACCGCCGCGCTGATCGAACTGCCCGAAAATGCCCGGCTATGGCGGGTGCGGGCCGATGACGGCCCCGCCTCGGACTGGCAGGACATCGGCGGCGCGGAACCGGATTGA
- a CDS encoding TAXI family TRAP transporter solute-binding subunit, whose protein sequence is MAFLTRTARCLAVAAGLMFAGAIPVPAQEFEKNILTGGPTGTYIQFGRDIAGLLDDCGQTLHVQESAGSLENFLGVRKRRATQFGIVQSDVLEYLRTYSADDPAIARAIAGVRIAFPLYNEEIHLLATRDIGSVSDLAGKRVAIGVEDSGTFLTASLVLDLLDVDGVVRRTITPDESMAQLLGGELDAFFYVAGAPTRIFQNEAIDPARFHLVPISDPVLNTVYTPTSIPAGTYPFQSGPIEAVAVKAVLMTYEYDRNRNAYHRASCQAVSDVSHLILTRFPELRENGHPKWQQVDLGDIPPGWDIGACVNIGLAPAYNMQCGAPTTAAPVDDSAANSAYRKRICDAIGC, encoded by the coding sequence ATGGCCTTCTTGACCCGAACCGCTCGCTGTCTCGCCGTCGCGGCGGGGCTGATGTTTGCGGGTGCAATCCCGGTCCCGGCGCAGGAATTCGAAAAGAACATCCTGACCGGCGGACCGACGGGAACCTATATCCAGTTCGGGCGCGACATCGCCGGGTTGCTGGACGATTGCGGCCAGACCCTGCATGTCCAGGAAAGCGCCGGGTCGCTCGAGAATTTCCTCGGCGTCCGCAAGCGCCGCGCGACCCAGTTCGGCATCGTGCAGAGCGATGTGCTGGAATACCTGCGGACCTATTCGGCCGACGATCCCGCCATCGCCCGCGCGATTGCCGGGGTGCGGATCGCCTTCCCGCTCTACAACGAGGAAATCCACCTGCTGGCGACTCGCGACATCGGATCGGTGAGCGATCTCGCGGGCAAGCGTGTGGCCATCGGGGTCGAGGACAGCGGCACCTTCCTGACCGCGTCGCTGGTTCTCGACCTGCTGGACGTGGACGGGGTGGTGCGCCGGACGATCACGCCCGACGAATCGATGGCGCAGCTGCTGGGCGGCGAACTGGACGCGTTTTTCTATGTCGCCGGTGCGCCCACCAGGATCTTCCAGAACGAGGCGATCGACCCCGCGCGGTTCCACCTGGTGCCGATCTCCGACCCGGTGCTGAACACGGTCTATACGCCGACCAGCATTCCGGCGGGCACCTATCCGTTCCAGTCCGGCCCGATCGAGGCGGTGGCGGTCAAGGCGGTGCTGATGACCTATGAATACGACCGCAACCGGAATGCCTATCACCGGGCCAGTTGCCAGGCGGTGTCGGACGTGTCCCACCTGATCCTGACGCGGTTCCCGGAACTGAGGGAAAACGGTCACCCCAAGTGGCAGCAGGTCGACCTGGGGGATATTCCGCCGGGCTGGGATATCGGCGCCTGCGTGAATATCGGGCTCGCACCCGCCTACAACATGCAGTGCGGCGCGCCGACGACGGCGGCACCGGTCGATGACAGCGCGGCAAACTCGGCCTATCGCAAACGGATCTGCGACGCGATCGGCTGCTGA
- the phnD gene encoding phosphate/phosphite/phosphonate ABC transporter substrate-binding protein, whose amino-acid sequence MNNKNILAAAIAATVAMFAGAAQADCPRGDLDERFCDVDGDLIADIPEDPAQQIDPDTLVFAYTPVEDPAVYKTAWADFLTHLEQETGKKVVFFPVQSNAAQIEAMRSGRLHIAGFNTGSNPLAVNCAGFRPFTIMAAPDGSFGYEMEIITYPGSGIDKIEDIKGKQLAFTAPTSNSGFKAPSAILKADYDMEPEKDFEPVFSGKHDNSVLGVANKDYPAAAIANSVMTRMIERDVVTKDQIVSIYKSQTFPTTGYGVVNNLKPELQQKIHDAFFNFEWDGSSLQEEFEKNGEGQFLPITYQEFWEVIRKIDSANGVSYACE is encoded by the coding sequence ATGAACAACAAGAACATTCTGGCCGCAGCGATAGCCGCAACCGTGGCGATGTTCGCCGGTGCCGCGCAGGCCGATTGCCCGCGGGGCGATCTCGACGAACGGTTCTGCGACGTTGACGGCGACCTGATCGCAGACATCCCCGAGGACCCGGCGCAGCAGATCGACCCCGACACGCTGGTCTTTGCCTATACGCCGGTCGAGGACCCCGCCGTCTACAAGACCGCCTGGGCCGATTTCCTGACCCATCTGGAGCAGGAAACCGGCAAGAAGGTCGTGTTCTTCCCGGTGCAGTCCAACGCCGCCCAGATCGAGGCGATGCGATCGGGCCGGCTGCATATCGCGGGCTTCAACACCGGGTCGAACCCGCTGGCGGTGAACTGCGCGGGCTTCCGTCCGTTCACGATCATGGCCGCGCCGGACGGGTCGTTCGGCTATGAAATGGAGATCATCACCTATCCGGGTTCGGGGATCGACAAGATCGAGGACATCAAGGGCAAGCAACTCGCCTTTACCGCGCCCACGTCCAATTCGGGGTTCAAGGCGCCTTCGGCGATCCTGAAGGCCGATTACGACATGGAGCCGGAAAAGGATTTCGAACCGGTCTTTTCGGGCAAGCATGACAACTCGGTTCTCGGCGTGGCCAACAAGGATTACCCCGCCGCCGCGATCGCCAATTCGGTGATGACGCGGATGATCGAACGCGACGTGGTCACGAAGGACCAGATCGTGTCGATCTACAAGTCGCAGACATTCCCCACCACCGGCTATGGCGTGGTCAACAACCTCAAGCCGGAATTGCAGCAGAAGATCCATGACGCGTTCTTCAACTTCGAATGGGACGGGTCATCGCTGCAGGAAGAGTTCGAGAAGAACGGCGAAGGCCAGTTCCTGCCGATCACCTATCAGGAATTCTGGGAGGTGATCCGCAAGATCGACAGCGCCAACGGCGTCAGCTACGCCTGCGAATAA
- the phnC gene encoding phosphonate ABC transporter ATP-binding protein — protein MLRLETLTKTYKTGDQALKGIDLEIPDGQVLALIGPSGAGKSTMIRCINRLVEPTGGKAWLDDTELTGLSQTALRHQRRLMGMIFQEYALVERLTVMENVLSGRLGYVGFWRSWTRRYPQADVDEAFRLLDRVGLLAMADKRADELSGGQRQRVGICRALIQNPKLLLVDEPTASLDPKTSRQIMRLICELCAERGLAAIINIHDVALAQMFVQRVVGLRFGAIEFDGTPEELTPDVLTRIYGEEDWEATIQKVEDEDDAVAVQA, from the coding sequence ATGCTCAGACTCGAAACGCTGACCAAGACATACAAGACGGGTGACCAGGCGCTCAAGGGGATCGACCTCGAGATCCCCGACGGGCAGGTCCTGGCCCTGATCGGGCCATCGGGCGCCGGCAAATCCACCATGATCCGCTGTATCAACCGGCTGGTCGAACCCACCGGCGGCAAGGCCTGGCTGGACGATACCGAACTGACCGGCCTGTCGCAGACGGCGTTGCGGCACCAGCGCCGCCTGATGGGCATGATCTTTCAGGAATACGCCCTGGTCGAACGGCTGACGGTGATGGAAAACGTGCTGTCCGGGCGGCTGGGCTATGTCGGGTTCTGGCGCAGCTGGACCCGCCGCTATCCCCAGGCGGACGTGGACGAGGCGTTCCGGCTGCTGGATCGCGTCGGGCTGCTGGCGATGGCCGACAAGCGCGCCGACGAGCTTTCGGGCGGACAGCGGCAGCGCGTCGGCATCTGCCGGGCGCTGATCCAGAACCCGAAACTGCTGCTGGTGGACGAACCCACCGCGTCGCTCGACCCGAAGACAAGCCGCCAGATCATGCGTCTGATCTGCGAACTGTGCGCCGAACGCGGGCTGGCGGCGATCATCAACATCCACGACGTGGCGCTGGCGCAGATGTTCGTGCAGCGCGTGGTCGGCCTGCGGTTCGGCGCCATCGAATTCGACGGCACCCCCGAAGAGCTGACCCCCGACGTGCTGACCCGCATCTATGGCGAGGAAGACTGGGAAGCCACGATCCAGAAGGTCGAGGACGAGGACGACGCCGTGGCGGTGCAGGCATGA
- the phnE gene encoding phosphonate ABC transporter, permease protein PhnE: protein MSGDLDAVIGRRWRRPPLVRQAWLRWAIALGAIAYLVAAVATIEVNWSRVYEGLDRGAAFILSFATPDFTTRAADIRDGMLESIVMTVAASVVGIAISIPIGLGAARNIAPMPVYLICRGIVAVSRALQEIIVAILLVAIFGFGPLAGFLTLSFATIGFLSKLLAEDIEAMDRSQAEAVRATGSRWLQWINYGVQPQVMPRLIGLSMYRIDINFRESAILGLVGAGGIGATLNTAFDRYEYDTAAAILILIIVIVMGLEYLSGIIRARVQ from the coding sequence ATGAGCGGCGATCTGGACGCTGTCATCGGCCGCAGGTGGCGGCGCCCGCCGCTGGTCCGGCAGGCCTGGCTGCGCTGGGCGATCGCCCTGGGCGCGATCGCCTACCTGGTGGCGGCCGTCGCCACGATCGAGGTCAACTGGTCGCGGGTCTATGAAGGCCTGGACCGCGGCGCGGCCTTCATCCTGTCCTTTGCCACCCCCGATTTCACCACTCGCGCCGCCGATATCCGCGACGGCATGCTGGAAAGCATCGTGATGACGGTGGCGGCGTCAGTGGTCGGCATCGCCATTTCCATCCCCATCGGGCTGGGTGCGGCACGCAACATCGCACCGATGCCGGTCTACCTGATCTGCCGCGGCATCGTCGCGGTCAGCCGCGCGTTGCAGGAAATCATCGTCGCGATCCTGCTGGTGGCGATCTTCGGATTCGGCCCGCTGGCCGGGTTCCTGACGCTGAGTTTCGCCACCATCGGGTTCCTGTCGAAACTGCTGGCCGAGGATATCGAGGCGATGGACCGGTCCCAGGCCGAGGCGGTGCGCGCCACCGGGTCGCGCTGGCTGCAATGGATCAATTACGGGGTGCAGCCGCAGGTCATGCCGCGGCTGATCGGGCTGTCGATGTATCGCATCGACATCAATTTCCGCGAAAGCGCGATCCTCGGGCTGGTCGGCGCGGGCGGTATCGGCGCGACGCTGAACACCGCCTTCGACCGCTATGAATACGACACCGCCGCCGCGATCCTGATCCTGATCATCGTGATCGTGATGGGGCTGGAATACCTGTCGGGCATCATCCGCGCGAGGGTGCAGTAA
- the phnE gene encoding phosphonate ABC transporter, permease protein PhnE, whose amino-acid sequence MPVVEQSGQKVWQRRTRPESLLRWALWLTGTAIFVYCWHQISSATTWYFVVDAPRIAGDIWDRATPPKWNYVTQLGRPIWDTLNIATLGTIIALVLAVPTAFMAARNTTPSALFIRPVALLVIVSTRSINSLIWALLLIAIIGPGVFAGVVAIAIRSIGFCAKLLYEAIEEIDETQVEAITATGASRWQVMAYGIVPQILPAFAGIAVFRWDINIRESTVLGLVGAGGIGLQLSASLNVLAWPQVSLILVVILFAVVISEWVSAKVRGAII is encoded by the coding sequence ATGCCGGTGGTCGAACAGTCCGGCCAGAAGGTCTGGCAACGCCGCACCCGGCCCGAAAGCCTGCTGCGCTGGGCGCTGTGGCTGACGGGCACCGCCATTTTCGTCTATTGCTGGCACCAGATCTCGAGCGCGACGACATGGTATTTCGTGGTCGATGCCCCCCGGATCGCCGGCGACATCTGGGACCGCGCCACCCCGCCGAAATGGAACTATGTCACCCAGTTGGGCCGGCCGATCTGGGACACGCTGAACATCGCCACGCTGGGCACGATCATCGCGCTGGTGCTGGCGGTGCCGACCGCCTTCATGGCGGCGCGCAACACGACACCCTCGGCGCTGTTCATCCGGCCCGTCGCGCTCCTGGTCATCGTCTCGACCCGGTCGATCAACTCGCTGATCTGGGCGCTGCTCTTGATCGCGATCATCGGGCCGGGGGTCTTTGCCGGGGTGGTCGCGATCGCGATCCGGTCGATCGGGTTCTGCGCCAAGCTGCTCTACGAGGCGATCGAGGAAATCGACGAAACCCAGGTCGAGGCGATCACCGCCACCGGGGCCAGCCGCTGGCAGGTGATGGCCTATGGCATCGTGCCGCAGATCCTGCCGGCCTTCGCGGGCATCGCGGTGTTCCGCTGGGATATCAACATCCGCGAATCCACCGTGCTGGGGCTGGTGGGCGCCGGCGGCATCGGGTTGCAGCTCTCGGCCTCGCTGAACGTGCTGGCCTGGCCGCAGGTCAGCCTGATCCTGGTGGTGATCCTGTTCGCGGTGGTGATCAGCGAATGGGTTTCGGCCAAGGTCCGGGGTGCAATCATTTGA
- a CDS encoding HAD-IIA family hydrolase yields the protein MIPLTFQGAFAAYEAVRHRLPPEGPGKAARRVADLDAIAERFDLFLLDAFGVLNIGETAIPGVPERVARLQAAGKRVMVLTNAASYPLHRLLAKYRGLGYAFDPQDVVSSRAALLAAMEADDGRCWGVMAPDLSDATDLSALTTIQLGDDPADYDRAEGFLLLGSGTWTGARQALLEASLTRNPRPVRVGNPDIVAPRETGLSVEPGHFAHWLADRTGVVPEFFGKPFGNIYDLAFARLGGELDRSRTVMVGDTLHTDVLGAQTAGVTSALVAGYGFFAGRRVDRAIATSGICPDFILDRP from the coding sequence TTGATCCCGCTCACCTTTCAGGGCGCCTTTGCCGCCTATGAGGCCGTCCGCCACCGCCTGCCGCCGGAAGGACCGGGCAAGGCGGCCCGGCGCGTGGCCGATCTGGACGCGATCGCCGAACGGTTCGACCTGTTCCTGCTGGATGCCTTCGGCGTGCTCAATATCGGCGAAACCGCGATACCCGGCGTCCCCGAACGGGTGGCGCGGCTGCAGGCGGCCGGCAAACGGGTGATGGTGCTGACCAACGCCGCCAGCTATCCGCTGCACCGGCTGCTGGCCAAGTATCGCGGCCTCGGCTACGCCTTCGACCCGCAGGACGTGGTCTCGAGCCGCGCCGCGCTGCTGGCCGCCATGGAGGCGGATGACGGCCGCTGCTGGGGCGTCATGGCGCCCGACCTGTCGGACGCCACCGACCTGTCCGCGCTGACCACGATCCAGCTGGGCGACGATCCCGCCGATTACGATCGCGCCGAAGGGTTCCTGCTGCTGGGCAGCGGCACCTGGACGGGCGCGCGGCAGGCCCTGCTCGAGGCCAGCCTGACCCGCAACCCGCGCCCGGTGCGCGTGGGCAACCCCGACATCGTCGCGCCCCGCGAAACCGGGTTGTCGGTCGAACCGGGGCATTTCGCGCATTGGCTGGCCGACCGGACCGGCGTGGTGCCTGAATTCTTCGGCAAACCGTTCGGCAACATCTACGACCTTGCCTTTGCCCGGCTCGGCGGCGAGCTGGATCGCAGCCGTACCGTGATGGTCGGCGACACGCTGCACACCGATGTGCTGGGGGCGCAGACCGCCGGCGTGACCTCGGCGCTGGTGGCCGGATACGGGTTTTTCGCGGGCCGGCGGGTGGACCGCGCCATCGCCACCAGCGGCATCTGTCCCGATTTCATCCTCGACCGGCCCTGA
- a CDS encoding MaoC family dehydratase: MSHIDDSFDPAAHVTCARKSFDELRVGDRFVIPSRTIGDANFSAFQAASMDNHPIHYDMEYCRAQGHPTLLGHGYQALILCAPGASALPHVLGDALIGFVEQSSKFLGPLYLGDTAYPALEITDLTRQRTNGVVTLRNTVHNQRRELILDGWQKLLVRLLG, translated from the coding sequence ATGAGCCACATCGATGACAGTTTCGATCCCGCCGCGCATGTGACCTGCGCCCGGAAGAGCTTTGACGAACTGCGGGTCGGAGACCGGTTCGTGATCCCGTCGCGGACCATCGGGGATGCGAATTTCAGCGCGTTCCAGGCCGCGTCGATGGACAATCACCCGATACATTACGACATGGAATACTGCCGTGCCCAGGGTCATCCCACCCTGCTCGGGCATGGCTATCAGGCGCTGATCCTGTGCGCCCCCGGCGCCAGCGCTCTGCCGCATGTGCTGGGCGATGCGCTGATCGGGTTCGTCGAGCAATCGTCGAAATTCCTCGGCCCGCTCTATCTGGGCGACACCGCCTATCCCGCGCTGGAGATCACCGATCTCACCCGGCAGCGCACCAACGGGGTCGTCACCCTGCGCAACACCGTGCACAACCAGCGCCGGGAACTGATCCTGGACGGCTGGCAGAAACTTCTGGTGCGCCTGCTGGGCTAA
- a CDS encoding SDR family NAD(P)-dependent oxidoreductase, giving the protein MELFDLSGKVALITGSTKGIGRAIAEEMAAHGAHVVISSRKGDVCEEVAAAIRDSGGKATAIPCNISSKEALQQLVKSTRDTCGPIDILVCNAAVNPSYGSFLDIPDEAFEKVLGVNIMSNHWLAQLVAPGMIERKDGAIIIVSSIGGLRGSSTIGAYNVSKAADMQLTRNLADELGPHNIRVNSIAPGLVKTDFARALWEDEKIAARYSRGTPLRRLGEPRDIAGIAVYLASAAGGWTTGQTFVVDGGVTITGG; this is encoded by the coding sequence ATGGAACTGTTCGACCTGAGCGGCAAGGTGGCGCTGATCACCGGTTCGACCAAGGGGATCGGCCGCGCGATTGCCGAGGAAATGGCGGCGCATGGCGCCCATGTGGTGATCAGTTCGCGCAAGGGCGATGTCTGCGAAGAGGTGGCGGCCGCGATCCGCGACTCCGGCGGCAAGGCCACCGCGATCCCCTGCAACATCTCGTCGAAAGAGGCGTTGCAGCAACTGGTGAAATCCACCCGCGACACCTGCGGGCCGATCGACATTCTGGTCTGCAATGCCGCGGTGAATCCGAGCTATGGCTCGTTTCTCGACATACCCGACGAAGCCTTTGAAAAGGTGCTGGGTGTCAACATCATGTCCAACCACTGGCTGGCCCAGCTGGTGGCGCCCGGGATGATCGAGCGCAAGGATGGCGCGATCATCATCGTGTCGTCCATCGGCGGGTTGCGCGGCAGTTCGACCATCGGTGCCTACAACGTGTCCAAGGCCGCCGACATGCAGCTGACCCGCAACCTCGCCGACGAACTGGGGCCGCACAATATCCGCGTGAACTCGATCGCGCCGGGTCTGGTGAAAACCGATTTCGCCCGCGCCCTGTGGGAAGACGAGAAGATCGCCGCCCGCTATTCCCGCGGCACCCCGCTGCGGCGGCTGGGCGAACCGCGCGACATCGCCGGGATCGCGGTCTATCTGGCCTCGGCCGCGGGCGGCTGGACCACCGGGCAGACCTTCGTGGTCGATGGCGGGGTGACCATCACCGGCGGCTGA
- a CDS encoding L-malyl-CoA/beta-methylmalyl-CoA lyase: MSFRIQPAAPARPNRCQLFGPGSRPAIFEKMAASTADVINLDLEDSVAPSDKDSARENVIEAISGVDWGNKTLSVRINGLDTPYWYRDVVDLLERGGDRLDQIMIPKVGCAGDLYAVDALVTAVEAAKGRARRIDFEVIIESAAGIAHVEEIAAASPRLVAMSLGAADFAASMGMQTTGIGGTQENYYMLRDGEKHWSDPWHWAQAAIVAACRTHGVLPVDGPFGDFGDDDGFRAQARRSATLGMVGKWAIHPKQVALANEVFTPSDEAVTEAREILAAMEAAKAKGEGATVYKGRLVDIASIKQAEVIVRQAEMIAG; this comes from the coding sequence ATGAGTTTCCGCATCCAGCCCGCCGCCCCGGCCCGTCCCAACCGCTGCCAGCTGTTCGGTCCGGGGTCGCGCCCCGCGATCTTTGAAAAGATGGCGGCCAGCACGGCGGATGTCATCAACCTCGACCTGGAGGATTCGGTGGCGCCCTCGGACAAGGACAGCGCGCGCGAAAACGTCATCGAGGCCATTTCGGGCGTCGACTGGGGCAACAAGACCCTGTCGGTGCGCATCAACGGGCTGGACACGCCCTATTGGTATCGCGACGTGGTCGACCTGCTGGAACGCGGCGGCGACCGGCTCGACCAGATCATGATCCCCAAGGTCGGCTGCGCGGGCGATCTCTATGCCGTGGACGCGCTGGTCACCGCAGTCGAAGCGGCGAAGGGGCGCGCCCGACGCATCGATTTCGAGGTCATCATCGAATCGGCTGCCGGCATCGCCCATGTCGAAGAGATCGCCGCCGCCTCGCCCCGGCTGGTGGCGATGAGCCTCGGCGCGGCGGATTTCGCCGCGTCGATGGGGATGCAGACCACCGGCATCGGCGGGACGCAGGAAAACTACTACATGCTGCGCGACGGCGAAAAGCACTGGTCCGACCCCTGGCACTGGGCGCAGGCCGCGATCGTCGCCGCCTGCCGCACCCATGGCGTGCTGCCGGTGGACGGCCCGTTCGGCGATTTCGGCGACGATGACGGGTTCCGCGCCCAGGCGCGCCGGTCGGCGACGCTGGGCATGGTCGGCAAATGGGCGATCCACCCGAAACAGGTGGCGCTGGCCAACGAGGTGTTCACGCCGTCCGACGAGGCCGTGACCGAAGCGCGCGAGATCCTCGCCGCGATGGAGGCGGCCAAGGCCAAGGGCGAAGGCGCCACCGTCTACAAGGGGCGGCTGGTCGATATCGCCAGCATCAAGCAGGCCGAGGTGATCGTGCGCCAGGCCGAGATGATCGCGGGCTGA
- the dgcN gene encoding N-acetyltransferase DgcN, translated as MIETPYLLFLGDAPDQLAAKVAQGIKDWRPENAVGQYRMEGCKADLGIADMTLTEAREAGAKTLVIGVANRGGVISQEWKKVLVMALEEGFDLASGLHNLLRDEPDLVAVAEATGRSLHDVRVPEVDYPIANGVKRSGKRVLAVGTDCSVGKMYTALALDNAMRERGMKSTFRATGQTGILITGDGVPLDAVVADFMAGSVEWLTPDNDDDHWDIIEGQGSVFHVSYSGVTMALIHGGQPDALILSHEPTRAHMRGLPDYEVPTLEALRDTALPLARVANPACQVVGISVNTQHMSEDEAAAYLAGVEARMGLPAVDPFRHGAARLADALAAI; from the coding sequence ATGATCGAAACCCCCTACCTGCTGTTTCTGGGCGACGCGCCCGACCAACTCGCGGCAAAGGTCGCCCAGGGCATCAAGGACTGGCGTCCGGAAAACGCCGTCGGCCAGTACCGCATGGAGGGGTGCAAGGCCGATCTGGGCATCGCCGACATGACCCTGACCGAAGCCCGCGAGGCGGGGGCGAAAACGCTGGTCATCGGCGTTGCCAACCGCGGCGGGGTGATCAGCCAGGAATGGAAGAAGGTTCTGGTCATGGCGCTGGAGGAAGGGTTCGACCTGGCCTCGGGCCTGCACAACCTGCTGCGCGACGAACCCGACCTGGTGGCCGTGGCCGAGGCGACCGGCCGCAGCCTGCATGACGTGCGCGTGCCCGAGGTCGATTACCCGATCGCCAATGGCGTCAAGCGCAGCGGCAAGCGGGTGCTGGCGGTGGGCACCGACTGTTCGGTCGGCAAGATGTATACCGCGCTGGCGCTGGATAACGCGATGCGCGAGCGGGGCATGAAATCGACCTTCCGTGCCACCGGGCAGACCGGCATCCTGATCACCGGCGACGGCGTGCCGCTGGACGCGGTGGTCGCCGATTTCATGGCCGGGTCGGTGGAATGGCTGACCCCGGACAATGACGACGATCACTGGGATATCATCGAGGGTCAGGGCTCGGTGTTCCATGTGTCCTATTCCGGCGTGACCATGGCGCTGATCCATGGCGGCCAGCCCGACGCGCTGATCCTGAGCCACGAACCGACCCGCGCCCATATGCGCGGCCTGCCGGATTACGAGGTGCCGACGCTCGAGGCGCTGCGCGACACCGCGCTGCCGCTGGCCCGGGTGGCCAACCCGGCCTGCCAGGTGGTGGGCATTTCGGTCAATACCCAGCATATGAGCGAAGACGAGGCGGCCGCCTATCTGGCCGGGGTCGAGGCGCGGATGGGCCTGCCCGCGGTGGATCCGTTCCGCCACGGCGCGGCGCGCCTGGCGGATGCACTGGCCGCGATCTGA